A genomic window from Candidatus Saccharibacteria bacterium includes:
- the serS gene encoding serine--tRNA ligase encodes MLDIKFIRENAEKVQTSAEAKGYQVNLTKLLELDENRRELQREVDAIRERRNAIAAKMKGGKPEQNLIDEGKQVKIELAEREQYLTNAESELNELIDKVPNIIFDDVPLGGEEDSVEIKAWGEKREGANIDHLDFAEQKGWVDFERGAKVAGAKFYFLKNGAVQLEQAVINYAIDKLIDKGFNLMTVPNMVSGRIAAGAGFAPKSDKESNEYFIENEDLMMIGTAEAPLTGYHADEILAEKDLPLLYAGLSPCYRKEAGTYGKHTRGLFRVHQFNKLEMYAFCLPEQSRDIHEKILSIEEEIWQDLGVPYRVINIAAGDLGAPAAKKFDIEYWSPIDGSYRELTSCSNCTDFQASSLNIRVRRDNGAIETVHTLNGTAVSLARTLVALIENYGQTDGSFVVPEKLRPYLGNRQTL; translated from the coding sequence ATGTTAGACATCAAATTTATCCGTGAAAATGCCGAAAAAGTCCAAACGTCCGCCGAGGCCAAAGGCTACCAAGTCAACCTCACCAAACTACTGGAGCTCGACGAAAATCGCCGCGAACTCCAGCGCGAAGTTGACGCCATCCGCGAACGCCGCAACGCCATTGCCGCCAAAATGAAAGGCGGCAAGCCTGAACAAAACCTCATCGACGAAGGCAAACAGGTCAAAATCGAACTCGCCGAACGCGAACAATACCTCACGAACGCCGAATCGGAATTAAACGAACTAATCGACAAAGTGCCGAACATTATTTTCGACGATGTACCCTTGGGTGGAGAAGAGGACAGCGTAGAGATCAAAGCCTGGGGCGAAAAACGCGAAGGCGCCAATATAGATCATCTCGATTTCGCCGAACAGAAAGGGTGGGTCGATTTCGAGCGCGGCGCCAAAGTCGCCGGCGCTAAATTCTATTTTCTAAAAAATGGCGCGGTGCAATTAGAGCAAGCCGTTATCAACTACGCCATCGACAAACTCATCGACAAAGGGTTCAACCTAATGACGGTGCCAAATATGGTGAGCGGTCGCATTGCAGCTGGCGCTGGTTTCGCACCAAAATCTGACAAAGAATCAAACGAGTACTTCATCGAAAACGAAGACCTGATGATGATCGGTACCGCCGAGGCGCCCCTCACCGGCTATCATGCTGATGAAATCTTGGCCGAAAAAGATTTACCGCTGCTCTATGCTGGCCTCAGTCCATGCTACCGCAAAGAAGCCGGCACCTACGGCAAACACACTCGAGGTCTGTTTAGAGTGCATCAGTTCAATAAACTAGAAATGTATGCGTTCTGCCTGCCTGAACAATCACGCGATATTCATGAAAAAATTCTGTCTATCGAAGAGGAAATTTGGCAGGACCTAGGCGTGCCGTATCGCGTTATCAACATTGCCGCTGGCGACCTCGGCGCCCCGGCTGCAAAGAAATTTGATATCGAGTATTGGTCACCGATTGACGGTTCTTACCGTGAACTCACATCGTGTTCTAACTGTACCGATTTCCAAGCCAGTAGTCTCAATATTCGCGTTCGTCGCGATAACGGGGCAATCGAGACCGTCCACACATTGAATGGCACTGCAGTGAGCCTAGCGCGCACATTAGTGGCACTCATCGAAAATTACGGCCAAACCGACGGCTCCTTTGTCGTACCCGAAAAATTGCGTCCGTACCTGGGAAATCGCCAGACTTTGTGA